The proteins below are encoded in one region of Micromonospora pisi:
- a CDS encoding ABC transporter ATP-binding protein, with product MTVVVEGLRVGYGKRVVHDGLELALTPGVHGLLGPNGAGKTTLMRVLATVTRPDGGRVRLLGQDIADRAALRKIRRQLGYLPQTFGFYPRFTVREFVEYFAWLRELPPEEIPLAVDRALARVGLLERADDRMKHLSGGMLRRAGIAQAIVNDPRLILLDEPTAGLDPEQRVEFRALLRELGVDACVLVSTHLVEDVAAACTQVSLVDGGRLVFAGTPQELAAAGGDNDSGDSAIERGYTAVLRGARAAVTR from the coding sequence ATGACAGTGGTCGTGGAGGGCCTGCGGGTCGGTTACGGAAAGCGGGTGGTCCACGACGGCCTGGAGCTGGCGCTCACCCCGGGCGTACACGGGCTGCTCGGACCGAACGGCGCCGGCAAGACGACGCTGATGCGGGTGCTGGCGACGGTGACCCGGCCGGACGGCGGCCGGGTGCGGCTGCTCGGCCAGGACATCGCCGACCGGGCGGCGTTGCGGAAGATACGCCGGCAGTTGGGTTACCTGCCGCAGACGTTCGGCTTCTATCCGCGTTTCACCGTCCGCGAGTTCGTCGAATACTTCGCCTGGCTGCGGGAGCTGCCCCCGGAGGAGATCCCACTCGCGGTCGACCGGGCGTTGGCCCGGGTGGGGCTGTTGGAGCGGGCCGACGACCGGATGAAGCATCTCTCCGGCGGGATGCTGCGCCGGGCCGGCATCGCACAGGCGATCGTCAACGACCCCCGCCTGATCCTGCTCGACGAGCCGACCGCCGGACTCGACCCGGAACAGCGGGTCGAGTTCCGCGCCCTGCTGCGGGAACTGGGCGTCGACGCCTGTGTGCTGGTCAGCACGCATCTGGTCGAGGATGTCGCCGCCGCCTGCACCCAGGTGAGCCTCGTCGACGGCGGCCGGCTGGTCTTCGCCGGCACGCCGCAGGAGCTGGCCGCCGCGGGCGGGGACAACGACAGCGGCGACTCGGCGATCGAGCGGGGTTACACCGCGGTCCTGCGCGGGGCGCGGGCGGCGGTGACCCGATGA
- a CDS encoding glycoside hydrolase family 15 protein gives MSEVSIADYGLLSDCASAALVSRDGSVDWWCPGRFDSPSVFGRLVDADAGHWALGPAATESGRRSERAYVDGSLVLRTVHHTDGGSVAVTEALAAEPGARGHELGRNSPTVLARVVEGLTGTVRMRCDFVPRPEYGLLTPYLHRDGDGLLAAAGPVTLTLRGPVPLECAHGGAYGEFDVAAGQVVGFDLAYAPAYGPPPQRLDPVPVLADTVEAWRAIREVHRYNGRYPDLVRQSALVLQALTYQPSGAVVAAVTTSLPERVGGTRNYDYRYAWLRDFFLTIRAFWVGACPDETGRLFDWAARSAGRTGGRAVPIMYGVTGERDLSEYSLDHLHGYAGSRPVRVGNDAWRQLQHDVPGEVLLCAQLIRDSLGDLSEELQALLIELADQATHWREPDAGMWEERGPGQHYLASKALCWGALDCAVQLAPMLGTRADHERWAAVRDEIRVTVLRDGWNERVGAYTGVIGSPELDASVLVLPFTGMVAATDPRMRATIEAIASRLTTEGLVRRWPDDPVGFVACTFWLVECLVMAGETERAVALFERTAARANDLGLFAEQIDPRTGAHLGNTPLALSHVGLIGAAWRLTKPSFI, from the coding sequence ATGTCCGAGGTCAGCATCGCCGACTACGGTCTACTCTCCGACTGCGCCTCCGCCGCGCTGGTCAGCCGGGACGGGTCGGTCGACTGGTGGTGCCCAGGGCGGTTCGACTCACCGTCGGTCTTCGGCCGGTTGGTCGACGCGGACGCCGGGCACTGGGCGCTCGGGCCAGCCGCGACCGAGTCGGGCCGACGGTCCGAACGGGCGTACGTCGACGGCTCGCTGGTGCTGCGCACGGTGCATCACACCGACGGTGGCAGCGTCGCGGTGACCGAGGCGCTCGCGGCCGAACCGGGGGCACGCGGTCACGAACTGGGCCGCAACTCCCCGACGGTGCTGGCCCGGGTCGTCGAGGGGCTCACCGGCACGGTGCGGATGCGCTGTGATTTCGTCCCCCGGCCCGAGTACGGGCTGCTCACCCCATACCTGCACCGGGACGGGGACGGACTGCTGGCCGCCGCCGGCCCGGTCACCCTGACTCTGCGTGGCCCGGTGCCGCTGGAATGCGCGCACGGCGGGGCGTACGGCGAGTTCGACGTCGCCGCCGGCCAGGTGGTCGGCTTCGACCTCGCGTACGCGCCCGCCTACGGTCCACCGCCGCAGCGGTTGGACCCGGTGCCGGTGCTCGCCGACACCGTCGAGGCGTGGCGGGCGATCCGGGAGGTGCACCGGTACAACGGCCGTTATCCCGACCTGGTGCGACAGAGCGCGCTGGTCCTGCAGGCCCTGACCTACCAGCCCAGCGGGGCCGTGGTCGCCGCCGTCACCACCTCGCTGCCGGAACGGGTCGGCGGCACCCGCAACTACGACTACCGGTACGCCTGGCTGCGGGACTTCTTCCTGACCATACGGGCGTTCTGGGTGGGCGCCTGCCCGGACGAGACCGGCCGGCTCTTCGACTGGGCGGCCCGCTCCGCCGGCCGTACCGGAGGCCGAGCCGTGCCGATCATGTACGGGGTGACCGGCGAGCGGGACCTGTCCGAGTACTCCCTCGATCACCTGCACGGGTACGCCGGCAGCCGACCGGTCCGGGTCGGCAACGATGCCTGGCGGCAGTTGCAGCACGACGTACCCGGCGAGGTGCTGCTCTGCGCACAGCTCATCCGCGACAGTCTCGGTGATCTCTCGGAAGAGTTGCAGGCGCTGCTGATCGAGCTCGCCGACCAGGCGACCCACTGGCGCGAGCCGGACGCCGGGATGTGGGAGGAACGCGGTCCGGGACAGCACTACCTGGCGTCGAAGGCGCTGTGCTGGGGCGCGCTGGACTGCGCGGTGCAGCTCGCGCCGATGCTCGGCACGCGGGCCGACCACGAGCGGTGGGCGGCGGTCCGGGACGAGATCCGGGTCACGGTGCTGCGGGACGGTTGGAACGAGCGGGTGGGCGCGTACACCGGCGTCATCGGGTCGCCGGAGCTGGACGCCTCGGTCCTGGTCCTGCCGTTCACGGGGATGGTGGCGGCCACCGATCCCCGGATGCGGGCCACCATCGAGGCGATCGCGTCGCGGTTGACGACCGAGGGGCTGGTCCGCCGCTGGCCGGACGATCCGGTCGGCTTTGTGGCGTGTACGTTCTGGCTGGTCGAGTGCCTGGTCATGGCCGGCGAGACGGAGCGTGCGGTCGCCCTGTTCGAACGTACCGCCGCTCGCGCCAACGACCTCGGGCTGTTCGCCGAGCAGATCGACCCCCGCACCGGTGCGCACCTGGGCAACACTCCGCTGGCGCTCTCGCACGTGGGCCTCATCGGTGCCGCCTGGCGGCTCACCAAGCCCAGCTTCATCTGA
- a CDS encoding right-handed parallel beta-helix repeat-containing protein, with protein MAGAASLSGLALATGGSAVTGSSLVDDRKVSRQLTTVERPSTVLTATEAGKGTPAPGDGQSGSPQSDEGGEVRSVACDSAELVAALTQANAEGGGALKLAPKCTYVLAAHADPGDASGGERSGLPVIYQPISIEGADATIARDATAEEFRFFTVRDGGELKLSNITLTNGRAASGGGIRIDHGGNAVVEHTTFTDSAALAPEGGGGGIFNDGHLTLTDSKFANNSAAGWAGRGGGLLNGGVLTVKGAEFTNNRAGGFGGGFANYQGAADISESTFAHNTAGEGGGIASVAARTKVWQTKVTANTARVGGGVVNKDATITLRDLTISHNTSEVAGGGVASIQGLLTLDDSTVTSNTTGGDGGGISAEQSNVLVRKSESSHNQALGPESKGGGIAVTQGQMSLFKSKVIENRAAGEPGGLSETEIVVKVDDKTVITGNRPCGDDRADDGCRVD; from the coding sequence GTGGCAGGAGCGGCCAGCCTCAGCGGTCTCGCCCTGGCCACGGGAGGCAGTGCCGTCACCGGCTCGAGTCTCGTCGATGACCGAAAGGTGAGTCGGCAGCTCACCACAGTGGAGCGGCCGTCCACGGTCCTCACCGCGACGGAGGCGGGGAAAGGCACGCCGGCGCCGGGCGACGGCCAGTCGGGTAGTCCCCAGTCGGACGAGGGCGGCGAGGTACGGTCGGTAGCCTGCGACTCCGCCGAACTCGTCGCCGCGCTCACCCAGGCCAACGCCGAAGGCGGCGGAGCCCTCAAACTCGCGCCGAAGTGCACGTACGTGCTCGCCGCGCACGCCGACCCCGGCGACGCGAGCGGCGGCGAGCGATCCGGTCTGCCGGTGATCTACCAGCCGATCTCGATCGAGGGCGCGGACGCGACAATCGCCCGGGACGCGACGGCCGAGGAGTTCCGCTTCTTCACCGTCCGGGACGGCGGTGAACTGAAGCTGAGCAACATCACGCTCACCAACGGACGTGCCGCGAGCGGCGGCGGCATCCGGATCGACCACGGTGGCAACGCCGTCGTCGAGCACACCACGTTCACCGACAGTGCCGCACTCGCCCCGGAGGGCGGTGGCGGCGGGATCTTCAACGACGGTCACCTGACTCTCACCGACAGCAAATTCGCCAACAACAGCGCCGCTGGTTGGGCGGGCAGGGGCGGGGGCCTGCTCAACGGCGGCGTCCTCACGGTGAAGGGGGCGGAATTCACCAACAACCGCGCTGGCGGATTCGGTGGCGGGTTCGCCAACTACCAGGGTGCGGCCGACATCAGCGAGAGCACCTTCGCCCACAACACGGCGGGAGAGGGCGGCGGGATCGCCAGCGTCGCGGCCCGGACCAAGGTCTGGCAGACGAAGGTCACCGCCAACACCGCCAGGGTCGGCGGCGGCGTCGTCAACAAGGACGCCACGATCACCCTTCGCGACCTGACAATCAGCCACAACACCTCGGAGGTGGCTGGCGGCGGAGTCGCCTCGATCCAGGGGCTACTGACGCTCGACGACAGCACCGTCACGTCCAACACCACGGGCGGTGACGGCGGCGGCATCTCCGCCGAACAGTCGAACGTCCTCGTACGCAAGAGCGAGAGCAGCCACAACCAGGCGCTCGGTCCCGAGTCGAAGGGTGGCGGTATCGCCGTCACCCAGGGGCAGATGTCCCTGTTCAAGAGCAAGGTGATCGAGAACAGGGCGGCTGGGGAGCCCGGCGGGCTCTCCGAGACGGAGATCGTGGTCAAGGTCGATGACAAGACCGTCATCACCGGGAACCGCCCCTGTGGCGACGACCGGGCGGATGACGGCTGCCGCGTCGACTGA
- a CDS encoding RNA polymerase sigma factor: MEEDDRQLLRLVGKGDRQAFEVFYARNAPWLALRLRRRCRDADLVSELLQETFLAAWRAAGSYRGDGEVIGWLWSIASRRLIDASRRAQVRPRIVDAPDDAQLTSPSAEEEAMAGAYDARLEQALARLSPELRAVLQATVLDGLTIRETALVLGLPEGTVKTRAMRARRELRAALS; encoded by the coding sequence ATGGAGGAGGACGACAGGCAACTCCTGCGCCTCGTCGGCAAGGGCGACCGGCAGGCGTTCGAGGTGTTCTATGCCCGTAACGCACCCTGGCTGGCGCTGCGCCTGCGTCGCCGGTGCCGGGACGCTGATCTGGTGAGCGAACTACTCCAGGAGACGTTCCTTGCCGCCTGGCGGGCCGCCGGCAGCTATCGGGGCGACGGCGAGGTGATCGGCTGGCTCTGGTCGATCGCGTCGCGACGCCTGATCGACGCGAGCCGCCGGGCCCAGGTCCGTCCGCGGATCGTCGACGCACCCGACGACGCACAGCTCACGTCGCCGTCCGCGGAGGAGGAGGCCATGGCCGGCGCGTACGACGCCCGGCTGGAGCAGGCGCTGGCCCGGTTGTCACCGGAGCTGCGGGCGGTGCTCCAGGCGACCGTGCTCGACGGCCTCACCATCCGGGAGACCGCCCTGGTGCTGGGGCTGCCGGAGGGCACCGTCAAGACCCGCGCGATGCGCGCGCGCCGAGAGCTGAGGGCTGCACTGTCATGA
- a CDS encoding alpha/beta hydrolase, whose product MTRPESRPTLLIAHGAWHQPSSWAATCDALAELGYRTRVPALPSAGRNPAPTGSMYDDAEVIRRELSGVDGPVVVLAHSYGGIPVTEGVAGATSVSHLIYLAAYMLDAGESMYSFHGMETPSDTSGTFPLMENPREALYHDVADELADKALGQLVDQSLRSFADKVSTAAWQDISSTYVVCGDDRAVPPALQETMAARATASRTLATGHSPYLAAPHRFAALVDEIIRSAPAAR is encoded by the coding sequence ATGACCCGTCCGGAAAGTCGGCCCACGCTTCTCATCGCCCACGGAGCCTGGCACCAGCCCTCGAGCTGGGCCGCTACCTGCGATGCGCTCGCCGAGCTTGGTTACCGGACGCGCGTACCAGCGCTACCGAGCGCCGGCAGGAACCCTGCCCCGACCGGGTCGATGTACGACGACGCCGAGGTGATCCGCAGAGAGCTGAGTGGGGTCGACGGGCCGGTCGTCGTGCTCGCGCACTCGTACGGCGGCATTCCCGTCACCGAGGGTGTGGCCGGCGCGACCAGTGTCTCCCACCTCATCTACCTCGCCGCCTACATGCTCGACGCGGGCGAGTCGATGTACAGCTTCCACGGTATGGAGACGCCGAGCGACACCAGCGGCACCTTCCCCCTGATGGAGAACCCGCGCGAGGCGTTGTACCACGACGTCGCCGACGAACTGGCGGACAAGGCCCTCGGGCAGCTCGTCGACCAGAGCCTGCGGTCGTTCGCGGACAAGGTGAGCACCGCTGCCTGGCAGGACATCTCGTCGACGTACGTCGTCTGCGGCGACGACCGGGCGGTCCCACCCGCGTTGCAGGAGACGATGGCGGCTCGGGCCACGGCCAGCCGCACCCTGGCCACGGGGCACTCGCCCTACCTCGCGGCACCGCACCGGTTCGCCGCGCTGGTCGACGAGATCATCCGGTCCGCACCCGCCGCCCGCTGA
- a CDS encoding adhesin — protein MLALTDNAVMAIRDLAAQQGAPETAGLRISHDPSDDSLLVAVTDQPDQGDQVMDNLGARLFLDPQAAKLLADKALDVSVEQGNVQFAFTNRDTSGAVWPSDQTIAP, from the coding sequence ATGCTGGCCCTGACCGACAACGCCGTGATGGCGATCCGCGACCTGGCCGCCCAGCAGGGCGCGCCAGAGACCGCCGGCCTGCGCATCAGCCACGACCCGTCGGACGATTCGCTGCTGGTCGCGGTCACGGACCAGCCGGACCAGGGGGATCAGGTCATGGACAACCTCGGAGCACGACTCTTTCTTGATCCGCAGGCGGCGAAACTCCTCGCCGACAAGGCCCTCGACGTGAGCGTCGAACAGGGCAACGTGCAGTTCGCCTTCACCAACCGCGATACCAGTGGGGCGGTATGGCCGTCGGATCAGACCATCGCGCCATGA
- a CDS encoding Imm51 family immunity protein: MLVSAEAPALEGRFSYNSEAGMFCADGTDRDVLEELAIRLGAVARDADRMRRLITSAEADGFEFDD; encoded by the coding sequence GTGCTGGTCAGCGCCGAGGCGCCGGCGCTCGAAGGACGCTTCTCCTACAACTCCGAGGCAGGCATGTTCTGTGCGGACGGTACGGACCGGGACGTGCTTGAAGAGCTCGCGATCCGGCTCGGCGCTGTGGCGAGGGACGCCGATCGCATGCGGCGGCTGATCACGTCAGCGGAAGCGGACGGATTCGAGTTCGACGACTGA
- a CDS encoding glycoside hydrolase family 15 protein produces MTHHPYPTYEQTPPPIADYGLLGDTRTAALVSGSGAIDWMCVPRFDGEPLFGRLIGGAAAGTYRIGPAAPAPVVRRRYLPHTATLETIWAVGGCRLTLTEAMVAEVAGELLPTTLLVRRLSVEGGPVTAVVDFDPRLGPRHRPPRVRYRGEVLVCAWGALAVSLSCAPELGLVPGRPSEVTVTPERPVVAVLTVAHREPLVDIAPGAAWEVLLQDQTRWRAWIAEIDEDLPFRDAVARSLLTLRLLTYSPAQAPVAAATTSLPEHPGGVRNWDYRYVWPRDASIGVAAFLAVGKADQARGFLAWLLRASRLQRPRLPALFTLDGLTVPGERALDGWPGYAGSVPVRTGNGAAGQHQLDGYGWVIDAAWVYVQAGNRLDPETWRAVRGFADVVARRWHEPDAGIWELRHTSQQVHSKLMGWLALDRALRVAETRRLPDRQRRRWREARDAIAADVREHGFDPSRSSYVRSYGSAQLDASLLVLPLLGFDPGTSGRTRGTIEAIRSELSAGGPLLYRYPPGDDGLPGIEGAFLPCSFWLVQALARTGRVDEAIELFRALLDRASPLGLYGEEMDPSTGLHLGNYPQTLTHATLIQAALAIRAAQVGPER; encoded by the coding sequence ATGACGCACCACCCGTACCCGACGTACGAGCAGACGCCCCCACCGATCGCCGACTACGGGCTGCTGGGGGACACCCGCACCGCCGCCCTGGTGTCCGGCAGCGGCGCGATCGACTGGATGTGCGTACCCCGGTTCGACGGCGAACCGCTGTTCGGTCGGCTGATCGGCGGGGCGGCGGCGGGGACGTACCGGATCGGCCCGGCTGCTCCGGCTCCCGTGGTCAGACGGCGGTACCTGCCGCACACGGCCACCTTGGAAACCATCTGGGCGGTCGGCGGCTGCCGGCTCACACTCACCGAGGCGATGGTGGCCGAGGTCGCCGGGGAACTCCTGCCGACGACCCTGCTCGTGCGCCGTCTGTCCGTCGAGGGTGGCCCGGTGACGGCGGTCGTCGACTTCGACCCACGTCTGGGGCCGAGACACCGGCCTCCGCGCGTCCGGTACCGGGGCGAGGTGCTCGTCTGCGCGTGGGGAGCTCTGGCGGTCTCCCTGAGCTGCGCTCCCGAGCTGGGACTCGTACCCGGGCGACCGAGCGAGGTGACGGTCACCCCGGAGCGACCGGTCGTCGCCGTGCTGACCGTGGCCCACCGTGAGCCGCTGGTCGACATCGCGCCGGGTGCGGCCTGGGAGGTCCTGCTCCAGGACCAGACGCGCTGGCGCGCCTGGATCGCCGAGATCGACGAGGACCTTCCGTTCCGTGACGCCGTGGCGCGCAGCCTGCTCACCCTGCGCCTGCTGACCTACTCGCCCGCACAGGCCCCGGTCGCGGCGGCCACGACGTCGCTGCCCGAGCATCCGGGTGGAGTGCGGAACTGGGACTACCGCTACGTCTGGCCGCGTGACGCCAGTATCGGTGTAGCGGCGTTCCTCGCGGTCGGCAAGGCCGACCAGGCCCGGGGATTCCTCGCGTGGTTGCTGCGCGCGAGCCGGTTGCAGCGACCGCGTCTGCCCGCGCTGTTCACCCTGGACGGCCTGACCGTGCCGGGGGAGCGGGCCCTCGACGGCTGGCCCGGCTACGCGGGCAGCGTGCCGGTACGGACCGGCAACGGCGCGGCCGGTCAGCACCAGCTCGACGGCTACGGGTGGGTCATCGACGCCGCCTGGGTGTACGTACAGGCCGGTAACCGACTCGACCCGGAGACGTGGCGGGCGGTACGTGGATTCGCCGATGTCGTCGCCCGTCGATGGCACGAGCCGGACGCCGGCATCTGGGAACTGCGCCACACCTCCCAGCAGGTGCACTCCAAGCTGATGGGGTGGCTCGCGTTGGACCGGGCGCTGCGCGTGGCCGAGACCCGCCGGCTACCGGACCGCCAACGGCGGCGGTGGCGGGAGGCCCGCGACGCCATCGCCGCGGACGTACGGGAACACGGCTTCGATCCGTCCAGGTCCAGCTACGTCCGGAGCTACGGCTCGGCTCAACTCGACGCGTCGCTGCTGGTCCTGCCGCTGTTGGGCTTCGACCCCGGCACGTCCGGCCGGACCCGGGGCACGATCGAGGCCATCCGTAGCGAGCTCTCCGCCGGTGGGCCACTGCTCTACCGCTATCCGCCCGGAGACGATGGCCTTCCCGGCATCGAGGGGGCCTTCCTGCCCTGTTCGTTCTGGCTTGTCCAGGCCCTCGCCCGGACCGGTCGGGTGGACGAGGCGATCGAGTTGTTCCGGGCACTGCTCGACCGGGCCAGTCCACTCGGGCTCTACGGAGAGGAGATGGATCCGTCGACCGGGCTCCACCTCGGCAACTATCCGCAGACCCTGACCCACGCCACGCTCATCCAGGCCGCTCTCGCCATCCGCGCGGCACAGGTCGGACCGGAGCGGTGA
- a CDS encoding ester cyclase yields MTNSPEANLELMRTTFERFNAGDIDACLDRLTPDFIINLAMLPQPMHGRETWKQGVDVMRAAFPDFHAEIEDMVAMDDRVAMRLTHRGTHRGEFQGIPATGRVVAYQSHEFYRIAGGLIAEEWICSDMATLYQQIS; encoded by the coding sequence ATGACGAACTCCCCCGAGGCGAACCTCGAACTCATGCGTACGACCTTCGAGAGGTTCAACGCCGGCGACATCGACGCCTGCCTCGATCGTCTGACCCCCGACTTCATCATCAACCTGGCCATGCTGCCGCAACCCATGCACGGACGTGAGACCTGGAAGCAGGGCGTCGACGTGATGCGGGCCGCCTTCCCGGACTTCCACGCCGAGATCGAGGACATGGTCGCGATGGACGACCGTGTCGCCATGCGGTTGACGCATCGCGGCACCCACCGGGGAGAGTTCCAGGGCATCCCGGCGACCGGGCGGGTGGTGGCGTACCAGAGCCACGAGTTCTACCGCATCGCCGGAGGTCTCATCGCCGAGGAGTGGATCTGCTCGGACATGGCGACGCTCTACCAGCAGATCAGCTGA
- a CDS encoding zf-HC2 domain-containing protein, with protein sequence MTVEDFHIHDLVLRAYAEDRLGDSDSWSVEAHLDRCPSCRARLTLDEATGQQIAVVGTNLRENLPRQGRARAATRWRRLTVLVGFGPAARLGWLISVAVTLGLLVVLAASPVPSRSWLLLLIAPVLPVLGIAASYGLRTDPLHELVAATPYAGLRIVLWRTLSVLAVTAPVAFVAGTASGIGLPVMWLLPCLALTGLTLGLGTVMEIGRAAAAVVAGWAVVVLAPIGETWMVAPTTGTAWAVVTGVGVALMFWRRDRLETGVRR encoded by the coding sequence ATGACTGTTGAGGACTTCCACATCCACGACCTCGTACTGCGCGCCTATGCCGAGGACCGGCTCGGCGACAGCGACAGTTGGTCGGTCGAGGCCCACCTCGACCGCTGCCCGTCCTGCCGCGCCCGCCTCACCCTGGACGAAGCGACGGGTCAGCAGATCGCCGTGGTCGGCACGAACCTGCGGGAGAACCTGCCCCGACAGGGGCGGGCGCGGGCAGCCACCCGCTGGCGGCGGCTCACCGTACTCGTCGGATTCGGGCCGGCGGCCAGACTGGGCTGGTTGATCTCGGTCGCCGTCACGCTGGGGCTGCTGGTGGTGCTCGCCGCCAGCCCGGTGCCGTCCCGTTCGTGGTTGCTGCTGCTGATCGCACCGGTCCTGCCGGTGCTCGGCATCGCCGCCTCGTACGGCCTACGCACCGACCCGCTGCACGAACTTGTCGCCGCCACCCCGTACGCCGGGCTGCGGATCGTGTTGTGGCGGACCCTGTCGGTACTCGCGGTGACCGCCCCGGTCGCGTTCGTGGCGGGTACGGCGTCCGGCATCGGGCTACCGGTCATGTGGTTGCTGCCGTGTCTGGCGTTGACCGGCCTGACGCTCGGGCTCGGCACCGTGATGGAGATCGGGCGGGCTGCGGCGGCGGTGGTGGCCGGCTGGGCCGTCGTGGTGCTCGCGCCGATCGGCGAGACGTGGATGGTGGCGCCGACGACCGGCACCGCGTGGGCAGTGGTGACCGGCGTCGGCGTGGCGCTGATGTTCTGGCGCAGGGATCGGTTGGAGACCGGGGTACGGCGATGA